From a region of the Daphnia pulicaria isolate SC F1-1A chromosome 1, SC_F0-13Bv2, whole genome shotgun sequence genome:
- the LOC124320865 gene encoding histone-lysine N-methyltransferase, H3 lysine-9 specific SUVH6-like, with protein MPEIPTPNAHNPIKVAIKSDAIRPQYGYRYDGLVYTVEKYWQCVGKSGFKVYKFALRRCPDQPPPPWVSGVVSYANVASSAEEDGEDMDDDDADEQKPTVLKVKLFNK; from the exons ATGCCAGAAATTCCCACACCAAATGCACATAATCCGATTAAAGTTGCCATTAAATCGGATGCAATACGGCCGCAATACGGATACAGATACGAtg GTCTAGTATACACTGTTGAAAAATATTGGCAATGCGTAGGGAAATCTGGGTTTAAAGTTTACAAATTTGCTTTGAGAAGGTGCCCCGATCAACCCCCACCACCCTGGGTCTCTGGTGTCGTATCTTAC GCTAATGTCGCGAGTTCGGCCGAAGAAGATGGTGAAGACATGGACGATGACGATGCCGACGAACAGAAACCTACCGTCCTTAAAGTGAAattatttaacaagtga
- the LOC124325026 gene encoding protein ALP1-like, with translation MPEFESEDEEDLQPSYSLSRILLLASIGIAGNIRECHIRVSGFVRTVIPQFTDADFQSHFRMSRPSFEALVVFCDTHKLPDSAIFPHRSIQPVPMNEMLYMTLWYLANQCTHREISVLFDRSISTVWRSVNNITKIIERHLQSFIKWPTAEEVPVIAENFRHIAGFPGAIGAMDGTHIEIVTPSENQKDYNNRKMRHSLILLAVCLPNRAFSYTFAGFPGSANDSRVFRCSDLGVRLDEDPTSLFPGAQYHLLSDCAFSCSPHIMPSIKTSLANTVKKRNYNTILSKTRIIIEHAFGALKNTWRRLRYIYAHVKKASRIISCCCALHNFLISRGERMVNYRALDADNENVDEIADDWFDLQSGIQKRNEIIDLLYYNNDGDYDMEDDE, from the exons ATGCCAGAATTCGAAtcggaagacgaagaagatttACAGCCTTCTTATAGTCTTTCAAGAATTCTCTTATTAGCTAGTATTGGAATTGCCGGAAACATTCGAGAATGTCATATCCGTGTATCGGG GTTTGTGCGCACTGTCATACCACAGTTTACGGATGCGGATTTTCAAAGCCATTTTCGCATGTCCCGCCCATCTTTTGAAGCGTTGGTTGTGTTTTGCGACACCCACAAGCTTCCGGATTCCGCAATTTTTCCACATCGTTCAATACAACCAGTGCCGATGAACGAAATGTTGTACATGACGTTGTGGTATTTGGCTAATCAATGTACGCATCGCGAAATTTCAGTGCTTTTTGATCGATCCATATCGACGGTTTGGAGATCTGTCAACAATATTACAAAGATTATTGAACGACATCTCCAGAGTTTCATCAAATGGCCAACAGCTGAAGAGGTTCCTGTTATTGCCGAAAACTTTCGACACATTGCCGGATTTCCTGGCGCAATAGGAGCTATGGATGGGACACATATAGAAATTGTTACACCGTCTGAAAATCAGAAAGATTACAACAACCGGAAAATGCGCCATTCCCTCATATTATTAGCTGTGTGTCTCCCAAACCGTGCCTTTTCCTACACCTTTGCTGGATTCCCTGGTAGTGCGAATGATTCAAGAGTTTTCCGCTGCTCTGATTTGGGAGTCCGTCTTGACGAAGATCCGACTTCCCTTTTCCCTGGTGCACAATATCATTTATTGAGTGATTGTGCATTCTCATGTTCACCTCATATCATGCCTTCCATAAAAACAAGTCTTGCtaacactgttaaaaaaagaaactacaaCACGATTTTATCAAAAACCCGAATCATAATCGAGCACGCATTCGGGGCCTTAAAAAACACATGGCGCCGACTGCGATATATATATGCCCATGTGAAAAAAGCTTCACGGATTATCTCCTGCTGCTGTGCTTTACACAATTTCCTTATAAGCAGAGGAGAAAGAATGGTTAATTACCGTGCACTCGATGCTGATAACGAAAATGTTGATGAAATTGCTGATGACTGGTTCGATCTTCAATCCGGAATCCAGAAAAGGAATGAGATAATTGACCTGTTGTACTATAATAACGATGGTGACTATGACATGGAAGACGATGAATAA
- the LOC124325042 gene encoding protein fem-1 homolog CG6966-like, translating to MSLIAVDQLFHHQIPITELIYHLTKQLPSTNLLLIISTVVLKSTSLTRPDKITALELIGASVRNFFEGDRLLMFKCWREAMKLRYFPSDGEPLLPKTPYEGVTSAASSVVFGSAEEVMTMEELDLLEEDFERNKANRDLEVRLRCNVRMQRQCLLVIRRISSQTNYGPSFYIQRLYEFCTWKMEDYVNEIDLSTELKRIVINTFLLILEQLTGFDPQLLPCQSFNVFMKSLGFASRYLALLAKKPPGYPGREDLSHANLLAATKFIATIAKCFPNPALMSLSFINDDYDSFAEIIWDLVFVMESMSPYLNNEDKQHLEKYYSNYIRNYFSDRTTSVLHAGVQVFLDRDFPYTEYLKTIKLTIKLGADPNAIDEKGRTPLHILAGIERIDSDEYMPVFQAIVAAGAHLDMAEDNGDTVLDIVKRNGKIYKDKGVAAEAYFSSLINTVFKLSCYCARVIRRHRIPFDEDRLPLHLQELVSCHSAKGLINLHQPRDN from the exons ATGTCTCTGATTGCTGTTGATCAACTTTTTCATCACCAAATTCCAATTACTGAGTTAATTTATCACCTGACTAAACAATTACCCTCTACAAATCTTTTGCTCATCATTTCCACAGTTGTCTTAAAGTCCACTTCATTAACTCGGCCAGACAAGATAACTGCCCTTGAACTGATTGGTGCTTCAGTACGTAACTTTTTTGAAGGAGACAGACTATTGATGTTTAAGTGCTGGAGAGAAGCCATGAAACTTCGTTACTTCCCATCTGATGGTGAGCCACTTCTGCCCAAGACACCTTACGAGGGAGTTACATCTGCAGCATCTTCTGTGGTTTTTGGATCTGCCGAAGAAGTCATGACAATGGAAGAACTGGATTTATTGGAGGAAGATTTCGAGCGCAACAAAGCTAATCGCGATTTGGAAGTTCGACTAAGGTGTAACGTTCGAATGCAACGTCAATGTCTTCTCGTCATTCGAAGAATCTCCAGCCAAACCAATTACGGGCCTTCATTTTATATCCAACGTTTGTACGAGTTTTGTACGTGGAAGATGGAAGATTACGTGAATGAAATCGACCTCTCGACTGAGTTGAAGAGAATCGTCATCAACACTTTTCTGCTCATCCTGGAACAATTGACTGGATTCGATCCACAACTTCTTCCCTGCCAGtcatttaatgtttttatgaaATCCCTGGGTTTTGCGTCTCGCTATTTGGCTTTGTTGGCCAAGAAACCACCCGGATACCCAGGAAGAGAAGATCTTTCACACGCCAATCTCCTGGCCGCCACCAAGTTCATCGCCACGATTGCCAAGTGTTTCCCAAATCCGGCATTGATGTCTTTATCTTTCATCAATGATGACTACGATAGTTTCGCTGAAATTATTTGGGATTTAGTTTTCGTTATGGAGTCAATGTCTCCTTATCTAAACAACGAAGACAAGCAGCATTTGGAGAAGTATTATTCCAATTACATCCGAAACTACTTTTCAGACCGCACGACTTCTGTTCTTCACGCTGGAGTTCAAGTTTTCCTGGATAGAGATTTTCCATACACTGAATACCTCAAGACCATCAAACTGACCATCAAACTTGGAGCTGATCCTAACGCCATCGACGAAAAAGGTCGAACTCCGCTTCACATTCTGGCCGGAATAGAAAGGATTGATTCGGATGAATACATGCCCGTATTTCAGGCAATAGTGGCAGCTGGAGCTCATCTCGACATGGCAGAAGATAACGGAGACACTGTTCTCGATATTgtgaaaagaaatgggaagATTTACAAAGACAAAGGTGTCGCAGCCGAAGCCTACTTCAGTTCGCTGATCAACACTGTGTTTAAACTTTCTTGCTATTGTGCTCGAGTTATCCGTCGGCACAGGATTCCATTCGATGAGGATCGACTTCCACTTCACCTTCAGGAATTGGTCTCTTGTCACAGCGCTAAAG GCCTAATCAATCTTCATCAACCTCGTGATAACTGA